A portion of the Acidobacteriaceae bacterium genome contains these proteins:
- a CDS encoding sugar transferase codes for MTIQATVLSKDAIRFEAEIQSPEAEAKTIVRNRTYRWLRHSRMMLVDLVLLMGVLMQLGVASSLHRYGKTMSDWLSGVITVRDVVLVLLCAALWAPILWTVGLYRQFNFSSLMRRVLLAAVACSAVLWGVCRWLRPETKLDLAIPVFFASALAVLFAPRILVMLWARSGFAESRVKRDVVILGSGNMAQQMAWQLRHHASEEYRILGFIDAPEHAGDRMHLGSYLCSLEELESFLMNNVIDEMHIALPVKSHYGEIERAVRLCAIAGIEPHYPAELFSTDVTKGIHSEEGRVVLRMTHRDSRWLLKRALDVVASGLGLLVLSPIFLAVALAVRLSSKGPIFFKQTRYGLNKRRFSMLKFRSMVVDAEQRQADIEHMNEAGGPVFKITRDPRITGVGAFLRKTSLDELPQLLNVLSGQMSLVGPRPLNERDVHRFSELHLMRRFSVVPGMTGLWQVSGRSNLEFSQWIELDLRYIDHWSLKLDLRILLQTIPAVLRGRGAS; via the coding sequence ATGACTATCCAGGCAACCGTACTTTCGAAAGACGCAATTCGTTTCGAGGCCGAGATCCAGTCTCCTGAGGCTGAAGCGAAGACCATTGTCCGTAACCGAACCTACCGGTGGTTGCGACACTCCCGCATGATGCTCGTCGACCTCGTGCTGTTGATGGGTGTCCTGATGCAGCTTGGTGTTGCGTCCAGCCTCCACCGCTACGGCAAGACGATGAGCGATTGGCTCTCCGGCGTCATCACCGTGCGCGATGTTGTGCTGGTGCTGCTGTGCGCTGCGCTATGGGCCCCGATACTGTGGACTGTAGGGCTATACCGTCAATTCAATTTCAGTTCGCTGATGCGGCGAGTGCTGTTGGCCGCAGTGGCTTGCTCGGCAGTGCTGTGGGGAGTCTGCCGCTGGCTGCGTCCGGAAACGAAACTCGATCTTGCGATTCCGGTCTTCTTTGCCTCTGCGCTGGCCGTGCTCTTCGCTCCTCGTATCCTGGTGATGCTGTGGGCGCGTTCGGGCTTCGCAGAAAGCCGCGTAAAGCGCGACGTCGTAATTCTGGGCAGCGGCAACATGGCGCAGCAGATGGCCTGGCAGCTTCGCCATCACGCCAGTGAGGAGTACCGCATCCTCGGCTTCATCGATGCGCCGGAGCATGCTGGCGACCGCATGCATCTTGGCTCCTATCTCTGCTCGCTCGAAGAGCTTGAGTCGTTCCTGATGAACAACGTCATCGACGAGATGCACATCGCTCTGCCGGTGAAGTCGCACTACGGCGAGATCGAAAGAGCTGTTCGCCTCTGTGCGATCGCGGGCATCGAGCCGCATTACCCCGCCGAGCTTTTCTCCACGGACGTTACGAAGGGTATTCACTCCGAAGAAGGCCGTGTGGTGCTGCGCATGACGCACCGCGACAGCCGCTGGCTGCTCAAGCGTGCTCTCGATGTCGTAGCTTCCGGGCTTGGTCTGTTGGTTCTTAGTCCCATCTTCCTGGCCGTCGCATTGGCTGTGCGCCTCAGCAGCAAAGGCCCTATCTTCTTCAAGCAGACGCGTTATGGGCTGAACAAGCGCCGCTTCTCGATGCTGAAGTTCCGCTCCATGGTCGTTGATGCCGAGCAGCGTCAGGCTGACATCGAGCACATGAACGAAGCGGGCGGCCCGGTCTTCAAGATCACGCGCGACCCTCGCATCACCGGTGTCGGTGCGTTCCTCCGCAAGACCTCGCTGGACGAGCTTCCGCAACTGCTGAACGTGCTGAGCGGCCAGATGTCGCTCGTCGGTCCTCGACCGTTGAACGAGCGCGATGTTCACCGCTTTAGCGAACTGCATCTGATGCGTCGTTTCTCCGTCGTTCCAGGCATGACTGGCCTGTGGCAGGTAAGCGGTCGCTCCAACCTTGAGTTCTCGCAGTGGATCGAGCTTGATCTGCGTTACATCGATCACTGGAGCTTGAAGCTCGACCTCAGAATCCTCCTGCAAACCATCCCGGCTGTTCTGCGTGGACGGGGAGCCTCCTAG
- the rfbA gene encoding glucose-1-phosphate thymidylyltransferase RfbA, translating into MKGIILAGGSGTRLHPVTLSSSKQLMPVYDKPMIYYPLSTLMLAGIREVLIISTPADTPRFQQLLGDGSQWGMELTYAIQPSPDGLAQAFLIGREFLAGEASCLVLGDNIFYGHEFAHDLRAAAEATEKSGLARVFAYPVNDPERYGVVEFDKDRKAISLEEKPTQPKSRYAVTGIYFYPPDVVEVAKEIKPSPRGELEITDVNKWYLERERLDVAVLGRGLAWLDTGTHDSLLEASMFIQTIEKRQGLKVACPEEIAFRLGWISTEALQNIADNYGKSTYGEYLRRITRETVF; encoded by the coding sequence ATGAAGGGAATTATTCTTGCCGGAGGCTCGGGAACGCGCCTCCACCCCGTAACCCTCTCTTCGTCCAAGCAGTTGATGCCGGTGTACGACAAGCCGATGATCTACTACCCGCTCTCGACGCTGATGCTTGCGGGTATTCGCGAGGTCCTGATCATCTCCACGCCTGCGGACACGCCGCGCTTCCAGCAGTTGCTGGGCGATGGCTCGCAGTGGGGCATGGAGTTGACGTACGCGATACAGCCTTCCCCGGATGGCCTGGCGCAGGCCTTCCTTATCGGCCGCGAGTTCCTGGCCGGGGAGGCAAGCTGTCTCGTGTTGGGCGACAACATCTTCTACGGACACGAGTTCGCGCATGACCTGCGCGCAGCTGCAGAGGCCACAGAGAAGAGTGGCCTGGCACGCGTCTTTGCTTATCCCGTGAACGACCCCGAGCGTTACGGTGTCGTCGAGTTTGATAAGGACCGCAAGGCCATCTCTCTGGAAGAGAAGCCTACGCAGCCGAAGTCGCGCTACGCCGTCACCGGCATCTACTTCTATCCGCCGGATGTCGTCGAGGTAGCGAAGGAGATCAAGCCTTCACCGCGCGGCGAACTGGAAATCACCGACGTCAACAAGTGGTATCTGGAGCGCGAGCGCCTGGACGTTGCCGTCCTGGGCCGTGGCCTGGCGTGGCTGGACACCGGCACGCATGACTCTTTGCTCGAAGCCTCCATGTTTATTCAGACCATCGAAAAGCGTCAGGGCTTGAAGGTCGCCTGCCCGGAAGAGATTGCGTTCCGTCTAGGCTGGATCAGCACGGAAGCGCTGCAGAACATCGCCGATAACTACGGCAAGAGCACCTACGGCGAGTATCTTCGCCGCATCACGCGGGAAACGGTCTTCTAA
- the rfbB gene encoding dTDP-glucose 4,6-dehydratase — MSTPVSASSPLIVTGGAGFIGSNFVLNHLADASASPVVNLDALTYAANPANLDPVKSDPRHTFVHGDILDGKLVRELFATHRPRAIVHFAAESHVDRSIIGPSAFLKTNIDGTFSLLEAAREYYNSLSAEEKPHFRFLHVSTDEVYGTLSPEDPAFHEDTPFAPNSPYAASKASSDHLVRAWQHTYGLPTLITNCSNNYGPLQFPEKLIPLIIHNALAGKPLPVYGDGQQVRDWLYVVDHCRAIEEVLTNGRIGETYNVGGSNQQTNMTVVTTICKLLDEMAPAAQPYSQQITHVTDRPGHDRRYAIDARKIEGELGWKAQESFETGLRKTVDWYLKNRSWVESVTSGAYRNWVESNYGEREQGIETKSAVTA, encoded by the coding sequence ATGTCTACTCCCGTTTCGGCTTCATCTCCGCTGATCGTCACCGGCGGAGCTGGTTTCATCGGATCGAATTTTGTGCTGAACCATCTTGCAGATGCTTCGGCGTCGCCCGTGGTGAACCTCGACGCGCTCACCTATGCGGCGAACCCGGCTAACCTGGACCCGGTGAAAAGCGATCCCCGCCATACTTTCGTTCACGGCGACATTCTGGACGGCAAGTTGGTTCGCGAACTGTTTGCGACACACCGCCCGCGCGCCATCGTGCATTTTGCGGCGGAAAGCCACGTCGACCGCTCGATTATTGGTCCCTCGGCGTTCCTGAAAACGAACATTGATGGCACCTTCTCTCTGCTGGAAGCCGCCCGCGAGTACTACAACAGCCTGAGCGCCGAAGAGAAGCCGCACTTCCGCTTCCTGCACGTCTCCACCGACGAGGTCTACGGCACGCTGTCGCCGGAAGATCCAGCCTTCCACGAAGACACCCCCTTTGCTCCGAACAGCCCTTATGCGGCGTCGAAGGCAAGCTCCGACCATCTCGTTCGCGCCTGGCAGCATACCTATGGTCTGCCGACGCTGATCACGAATTGCTCGAACAACTATGGCCCTCTGCAGTTCCCCGAAAAGCTCATTCCGCTGATCATCCACAACGCGCTCGCGGGCAAGCCGCTGCCGGTTTACGGTGACGGACAGCAGGTCCGCGACTGGCTTTATGTCGTCGACCACTGCCGCGCGATTGAAGAAGTACTGACGAACGGCCGCATCGGCGAGACTTACAACGTCGGCGGATCGAACCAGCAGACCAACATGACCGTCGTGACGACGATCTGCAAGCTGTTGGACGAGATGGCGCCTGCCGCCCAGCCGTACAGCCAGCAGATTACGCACGTTACCGACCGCCCCGGCCATGATCGCCGTTACGCGATCGATGCTCGCAAGATCGAGGGTGAACTGGGCTGGAAGGCCCAGGAGAGCTTCGAAACCGGCCTCCGCAAGACGGTGGACTGGTACCTGAAGAACCGCTCGTGGGTTGAGTCCGTTACCTCTGGGGCGTACCGCAACTGGGTCGAGAGCAACTATGGCGAACGCGAGCAGGGCATTGAGACGAAGTCGGCGGTGACGGCATGA
- a CDS encoding CDP-alcohol phosphatidyltransferase family protein, translated as MPSLSQLVAVPNLLTMLRLFVLPFLVIEILDSEWKVAFVLLWIAGVTDGLDGLLARLLKQKTTLGQYLDPIADKLLLSTLFVVLTHVDLIPRYVTVLVFSRDLGILLISTLLYITNTLRDFRPSWLGKASTGVQIIAVLVVMTSQALPGWRFAFCQYWLLMGVAWLAPLSAAQYAWIVLRRVNSGGGGAAPTAVTA; from the coding sequence GTGCCATCGCTGAGCCAACTCGTCGCTGTCCCCAATCTGCTGACCATGCTGCGGCTGTTCGTGCTTCCGTTTCTGGTCATCGAAATTCTGGACAGTGAGTGGAAGGTGGCGTTCGTGCTGCTCTGGATCGCGGGCGTTACAGATGGTCTCGACGGCCTGCTGGCGCGCCTGCTGAAGCAGAAAACGACCCTCGGCCAGTACCTTGACCCTATCGCCGATAAGCTGCTGCTCTCCACGCTTTTCGTGGTGCTGACGCACGTGGACCTGATCCCGCGCTACGTTACGGTTCTGGTCTTTAGCCGTGATCTGGGCATTCTGCTCATCTCGACCCTGCTTTATATCACCAACACTCTGCGGGACTTCCGCCCCAGCTGGCTGGGCAAGGCGAGCACCGGGGTGCAGATTATCGCGGTGCTGGTGGTGATGACGTCGCAGGCCCTGCCGGGCTGGCGCTTTGCCTTCTGCCAGTACTGGTTGCTGATGGGGGTCGCGTGGCTGGCGCCTTTGTCGGCCGCGCAGTATGCGTGGATCGTGCTGCGCCGGGTGAACAGCGGCGGCGGTGGTGCTGCTCCGACGGCCGTCACCGCATAG
- a CDS encoding DUF3861 domain-containing protein → MYKYRVTLERIVKEGAKLPSGSPEDRLQFEADNHDDLFAIIARQRAKGLWSEDEATSLAVGLKLFGEVMLHNRKDPLFEPLSLPFREFIGRLKALPAKE, encoded by the coding sequence ATGTACAAGTATCGAGTGACTTTGGAACGCATTGTGAAAGAGGGCGCGAAGCTGCCATCAGGCTCCCCGGAAGACCGTCTGCAGTTTGAGGCCGACAATCATGACGATTTGTTCGCGATCATAGCCCGCCAGCGGGCCAAGGGCCTCTGGAGTGAAGATGAGGCTACGTCGCTGGCTGTTGGGCTGAAGCTTTTCGGCGAGGTCATGCTCCACAACCGCAAGGACCCCTTGTTTGAGCCGCTTAGTCTCCCGTTTCGGGAGTTCATCGGCAGGCTGAAAGCACTTCCCGCCAAGGAGTAA
- a CDS encoding Rrf2 family transcriptional regulator — translation MLRLTKKADYGLMALKYLAEQAQFAPTGVAAASAKAIAEAYHIPPQLLAKILQTLAKATILVSHAGTNGGYALARPSSEISAFEVIRAIDGPLFITSCITIHGACDLAGHCTIKEPLRKVNDSIKDLLSGIRIADLVEADASPAQALAGGLVSIAL, via the coding sequence ATGCTGCGACTGACAAAAAAAGCGGACTACGGGCTGATGGCCCTCAAGTACCTCGCCGAGCAGGCGCAGTTTGCTCCTACCGGCGTTGCGGCAGCGTCTGCAAAGGCGATTGCTGAGGCCTACCATATCCCCCCCCAGCTTCTGGCAAAGATACTGCAGACGCTGGCGAAGGCCACTATCCTTGTTTCGCACGCAGGAACCAATGGCGGCTATGCGCTGGCACGCCCTTCTTCCGAGATCAGTGCGTTTGAGGTGATTCGAGCCATTGATGGCCCGCTTTTCATCACAAGCTGCATTACGATCCACGGAGCTTGCGACCTTGCCGGTCATTGCACCATCAAAGAACCGTTGCGCAAGGTAAACGATTCGATCAAAGACCTGCTGAGCGGCATTCGTATAGCCGATCTGGTCGAAGCGGATGCCTCACCGGCGCAGGCCCTTGCTGGCGGCCTGGTTTCGATCGCCCTCTAG